A part of Thermus sp. LT1-2-5 genomic DNA contains:
- a CDS encoding alpha-ketoacid dehydrogenase subunit beta, which translates to MRVLNLVQAIHEALDLALARDERVLVFGEDVGRLGGVFRVTEGLQTKYGEDRVFDTPLAESGILGLAIGLAMGGMRPVAEIQFAGFLYPALDQILSHLGRWRHRSRGRVGLPVVVRAPYGGGVHTPEQHADSPEAILGHTPGVKVVIPSSPERAKGLLLAALEDPDPVFFLEAIKLYRGVRAEVPEGYYTLPLGKARILREGKAATLIGYGGMVEVMLEAAEVAAREGVEVMVVDLETLVPLDEDTLLAAVRETGRAVVVYEAMRTGGFGAEIAARIAEGAIDYLQAPVVRVAGYDAPYPPFSAVEHFYRPNAKRVLAALRRVLRY; encoded by the coding sequence ATGCGCGTCCTGAACCTTGTCCAGGCCATCCACGAGGCCTTGGACCTGGCCCTGGCCAGGGACGAGCGGGTCCTGGTCTTTGGGGAGGACGTGGGGCGGCTCGGGGGGGTCTTCCGGGTGACGGAGGGCCTTCAGACCAAGTATGGGGAGGACAGGGTCTTCGACACCCCCTTGGCGGAAAGCGGCATCCTGGGCTTGGCCATCGGCCTCGCCATGGGGGGGATGCGTCCCGTGGCGGAGATCCAGTTCGCCGGTTTTCTCTACCCCGCCTTAGACCAGATCCTCTCCCACCTGGGCCGTTGGCGGCACCGCAGCCGGGGCCGGGTGGGGCTTCCCGTGGTGGTGCGGGCCCCGTACGGCGGGGGCGTGCACACCCCCGAGCAGCACGCCGACTCCCCCGAGGCCATCCTCGGCCACACCCCCGGGGTGAAGGTGGTTATCCCCTCCAGCCCCGAACGGGCCAAGGGCCTCCTCCTCGCCGCCCTTGAGGACCCGGACCCCGTGTTTTTCCTCGAGGCCATCAAGCTCTACCGGGGGGTGCGGGCGGAGGTCCCCGAGGGGTACTACACCCTCCCCCTAGGGAAGGCCCGCATCCTGCGGGAGGGGAAAGCCGCCACCCTCATCGGCTACGGGGGCATGGTGGAGGTGATGCTGGAGGCGGCGGAGGTGGCGGCTAGGGAAGGGGTAGAGGTGATGGTGGTGGACTTGGAAACCCTAGTGCCCCTGGACGAGGACACCCTCCTCGCCGCCGTCCGGGAAACGGGCCGGGCTGTGGTGGTCTACGAGGCCATGCGCACCGGGGGCTTCGGGGCGGAGATCGCCGCCCGCATCGCCGAGGGGGCCATAGACTACCTCCAGGCTCCCGTGGTGCGGGTGGCGGGCTACGACGCCCCCTACCCGCCCTTTAGCGCCGTAGAGCATTTCTACCGCCCCAACGCTAAAAGGGTCCTCGCCGCCTTACGCCGGGTGCTTCGCTACTAA
- the miaB gene encoding tRNA (N6-isopentenyl adenosine(37)-C2)-methylthiotransferase MiaB gives MRAHIITYGCQMNEYDSHLVASELVSLGWELVDTVEEADFVLVNTCAVRGKPVEKVRSLLGQLRKEKEKRGLLIGMMGCLAQLDEGQQMAKKFGVDILLGPGALTSLPEALKQNERFYDLTFRDDLLDYIPPPPKGALSAHVSIIRGCNHHCTYCIVPTTRGPEVSRHPDLILKEIELLKQAGVVEITLLGQNVNSYGKDQPGYPSFAELLRMVGRMGIPRVRFLTSHPVNFTDDILEAIADTPAICRYIHLPVQSGSDRVLRRMAREYRRAHYLERIRRIREVLPDAVLSTDIIVGFPGETEEDFQETLSLYDEVGYDQAYMFIYSPRPGTPAYKHFQDLPREVKVERLQRLIEKQKEWSYRRNLEWVGKTVEVLVRGEAKEEGFVQGHDRGNHPVLIPAAQAPTPGLYQVEIKQATPHLLFGEVVGAREPAPIPLPVA, from the coding sequence ATGCGCGCGCACATCATTACCTACGGATGCCAGATGAACGAGTATGACTCCCACCTGGTGGCCAGCGAACTGGTGAGCCTGGGGTGGGAGCTGGTAGACACGGTGGAGGAGGCGGACTTCGTCTTGGTGAACACCTGCGCTGTGCGGGGCAAGCCCGTGGAAAAGGTGCGCTCCCTTTTGGGCCAGCTCCGCAAGGAGAAGGAAAAGCGGGGCCTCCTCATTGGCATGATGGGCTGCCTGGCCCAGCTGGACGAGGGCCAGCAGATGGCCAAGAAGTTCGGGGTGGACATCCTCTTGGGCCCTGGGGCCCTCACCTCCTTGCCCGAGGCCCTGAAGCAAAACGAGCGCTTCTACGACCTCACCTTCCGGGACGATCTTTTAGACTACATCCCTCCGCCCCCTAAGGGGGCTCTTTCCGCCCACGTGAGCATCATCCGCGGGTGCAACCACCACTGCACCTACTGCATCGTGCCCACCACCCGGGGCCCCGAGGTTTCCCGCCATCCCGACCTCATCCTCAAGGAGATTGAGCTTTTGAAGCAGGCGGGGGTGGTGGAGATCACCCTTCTGGGCCAGAACGTGAACTCCTACGGTAAGGACCAGCCGGGCTACCCCAGCTTCGCCGAACTACTGCGGATGGTGGGGCGGATGGGCATTCCCCGGGTGCGTTTCCTCACCAGCCACCCGGTGAACTTCACCGACGACATCCTCGAGGCCATCGCCGACACCCCCGCCATTTGCCGCTACATCCACCTTCCCGTGCAGTCGGGCTCCGACCGGGTGCTCCGGCGCATGGCCCGGGAGTACCGCCGGGCCCACTACCTGGAGAGAATCCGGCGCATCCGGGAGGTATTGCCTGACGCCGTGCTTTCCACCGACATCATCGTGGGCTTCCCCGGAGAAACCGAGGAGGATTTCCAGGAAACCCTTTCCCTCTACGACGAGGTGGGCTACGACCAGGCCTACATGTTCATCTACTCCCCCCGCCCCGGTACCCCTGCCTACAAGCACTTCCAGGACCTGCCCCGGGAGGTGAAAGTGGAGCGGCTACAGCGGCTTATTGAGAAGCAAAAGGAGTGGAGCTACCGCCGCAACCTGGAATGGGTGGGGAAGACCGTGGAGGTCCTGGTGCGGGGCGAGGCCAAGGAGGAGGGCTTCGTCCAGGGGCATGACCGGGGGAACCACCCGGTCCTGATCCCCGCGGCCCAGGCCCCCACCCCCGGGCTGTACCAGGTGGAGATCAAGCAGGCCACGCCCCACCTTCTCTTCGGGGAGGTGGTGGGGGCGAGGGAGCCCGCGCCCATCCCCTTGCCCGTGGCCTAG
- a CDS encoding FAD-dependent oxidoreductase encodes MMREAGVVVLGAGVAGLTLARLLWEQGRSVLVVAEGLGEASRPPVALVNPLRGRRFTLAEEGEKALEAALAFYGRYVPLHLGVYRPVPEGERDKVAKRLGGLRHRWEGESVVLEEAFWLEPRPLLAQLAEGLSLLRRKVVAWDPPYLLLEGGERVRGEVLVYAGGGRGAHLLGLLGRHVPGLVLTLLDYFPRAISYRVYLAGSALGGSYLPQEEGPDPPPPTEGEVEWLLSGAEALVGYRPQVASAWRGVRFRLGGFPYLFPVEGGYAFTGLGSTGFLYAPLLAARLAEML; translated from the coding sequence CTGATGCGGGAAGCCGGGGTGGTGGTCCTGGGGGCTGGGGTGGCGGGGCTCACCCTGGCCCGCCTCCTTTGGGAGCAGGGGCGGTCCGTTTTGGTGGTGGCGGAAGGCTTGGGGGAGGCGAGCCGCCCGCCCGTGGCCCTGGTGAACCCCTTGCGGGGGCGGCGCTTCACCCTGGCCGAGGAAGGGGAAAAGGCCCTCGAGGCGGCCCTTGCCTTTTATGGCCGCTATGTGCCCCTACACCTCGGCGTCTACCGCCCCGTGCCCGAGGGGGAGCGGGACAAGGTGGCCAAGCGGCTTGGAGGGCTGCGGCACCGCTGGGAAGGGGAAAGCGTGGTGCTGGAGGAGGCCTTTTGGCTGGAGCCCAGGCCCCTCTTGGCACAGCTTGCGGAAGGCCTTTCCCTCCTTCGCCGCAAGGTGGTGGCCTGGGACCCGCCTTACCTGTTGCTGGAAGGGGGCGAGCGGGTGCGGGGGGAGGTTTTGGTCTACGCCGGGGGCGGGCGGGGGGCGCACCTCCTGGGCCTTTTGGGCCGGCACGTTCCCGGCCTTGTCCTTACCCTCTTGGACTACTTCCCCCGGGCCATAAGCTACCGCGTTTACCTGGCGGGAAGCGCCCTGGGGGGAAGCTACCTGCCCCAGGAGGAGGGCCCGGACCCCCCGCCCCCCACGGAAGGGGAGGTGGAGTGGCTGCTTTCGGGGGCGGAGGCTTTGGTGGGCTACCGGCCCCAGGTGGCCTCCGCCTGGCGGGGGGTGCGTTTCCGCCTGGGGGGCTTCCCTTACCTTTTTCCCGTGGAAGGGGGGTACGCCTTTACTGGCCTTGGTTCCACGGGCTTCCTGTACGCACCCCTTTTGGCGGCGCGGCTTGCGGAAATGCTCTAG
- a CDS encoding molybdenum cofactor guanylyltransferase yields MYSGAVLAGGRSRRFGEDKALYPYRGKPLLAWVLESLEGAAERFIVANRPYEGFGVPVHPDLLPGADSLSGLHTALALARHPWVAVAACDLPFLSRAYWEFLFEKAQASPHPVVVAVNPEGHLEPLMAFYHKDCLPQVERQIREGDFLLRRVMEALGATQVAAEEVVGRFGPKVFLNANRKEELP; encoded by the coding sequence GTGTACAGCGGCGCGGTCCTGGCAGGGGGGAGGTCCCGGCGTTTTGGGGAGGATAAGGCGCTATACCCTTACCGGGGAAAGCCCCTTTTGGCCTGGGTTCTGGAAAGCCTGGAAGGGGCGGCGGAGCGCTTCATCGTGGCGAACCGCCCCTACGAGGGCTTTGGCGTTCCTGTTCACCCCGACCTGCTGCCGGGGGCGGATAGCCTCTCCGGCCTGCACACCGCCTTGGCCCTTGCCCGCCACCCCTGGGTGGCGGTGGCCGCTTGCGACCTGCCCTTCCTCTCCCGGGCCTACTGGGAGTTTCTGTTTGAAAAGGCCCAGGCCTCTCCCCACCCGGTGGTGGTGGCGGTGAACCCGGAGGGCCATCTGGAACCCCTCATGGCCTTTTACCACAAGGACTGCCTGCCCCAGGTGGAGCGGCAGATCCGGGAGGGGGATTTCCTCCTGCGTCGGGTGATGGAGGCCTTGGGGGCCACCCAGGTGGCGGCGGAGGAGGTGGTGGGGCGGTTTGGTCCGAAGGTGTTCCTCAACGCCAACCGCAAGGAGGAGCTCCCCTAG